Genomic window (Rubeoparvulum massiliense):
TCCTCTGCCATTTTCCTCGTAGAGGGAAGGCGATAGCCTGCTACCAAGGTTCCATCGACAATCAATGCACTTAAATAATCATATAGCTGGAGATAAAGCGGCTTTTTCGATGATTCATCCACATAAAACATTTTAATCACTCCCCCAACTGTATCATCCTTCTATTGGTAAATAAGAGGATATTTTCATACTGAAAAGAAGTAAAAAGAAGTAATTAGATGTCTTGGCTACAATCTGGATATGAGCACCACTCTATTAAGAGATATACCATTTTCGCCTTTTCTATTTATTATGCTATCAAACTTATCATAAATAGAAAGTGCCAGTTTTATGAATAAGAACAGACCAGTTTGATTTAAGTTAAGGGTCCCACTCATGTAGGACCCTTAATACTTTGGAAATAAATTACGCTCTATCAGATTGATAGCTAAGCGATTTACGCTGCTTTTTTCTCAACTTTTCTTAGAGCTGCTGGAACCTTGGTAGAAAAGAAGAAAGCAAGGGCATAGATGAAAACTAGTACATACAATACGGAGGTATAATTACCAGTCTGATCGTGGATAAATGAAGCCATCGAATTACCGGTTAAGCCAGCAATACCCCATGCTGATAGGCAGAAACCGTGTATTCGACTAATTACACCCATACTAAAGCGGTCAGATAGTAGTACAGGCAGGCAACTAAATCCTGCACCATAGCCTGAGCAAACAATAAACAGTGTTGCAATTAAAACTCCAAGTACTCCCATCTTCACACCTAAGAAAATACCACCGAGCACACCGATAATAGATAAGACAAAGACAATGCGATACATTATTATTCTATCTTTTACATAGTCAGAAGCTGTAGCAAAGACGAGTCGTCCACCAGCATTAAAGATCCCCATTACAGCAACCACGGTTGCGGCAACACCAACTGTGATTCCTTGCTCTGCCATTAACGGCGCTGCTGTTGAGATAAGGGAGAGACCACAGTGAATATTTAGATAAAACATTAGCCAAATAAAAATGACGGTCTTGTTTGTGAACAAAGCTTTGATATTGAGGTTCTCTTCCTCTGCTGAATGGTCATCATAAGGCTTCTTAATTAGTAAATGACCTAGAAACATCGGAACGAAATAGATACAGGCCATGATAATAAACGTATTTTGTAGAGAGAAATTTGAAGTTAAGAATGTAATAATTGGACTAGCAATTGTAGCTGCTAAACCAAAGCCCATAATTGCAATACCTGTTGCTAAACCTTTTTTATCAGCAAACCACATCATTAATGTTTTAACTGGTGTCAAGTAAC
Coding sequences:
- a CDS encoding OFA family MFS transporter, with the translated sequence MNINNKWMRGAVPALLLHCSIGSVYAWSLFVLPISEYIGKPASSVQFAFSLAIFFLGMSAAFGGGMVEKNIKRSSLLAVFCFCSGLLIAALAMKLKSLPLLYLGYGCMMGIGLGIGYLTPVKTLMMWFADKKGLATGIAIMGFGLAATIASPIITFLTSNFSLQNTFIIMACIYFVPMFLGHLLIKKPYDDHSAEEENLNIKALFTNKTVIFIWLMFYLNIHCGLSLISTAAPLMAEQGITVGVAATVVAVMGIFNAGGRLVFATASDYVKDRIIMYRIVFVLSIIGVLGGIFLGVKMGVLGVLIATLFIVCSGYGAGFSCLPVLLSDRFSMGVISRIHGFCLSAWGIAGLTGNSMASFIHDQTGNYTSVLYVLVFIYALAFFFSTKVPAALRKVEKKAA